The genomic region gatgacatcacatgtctataatgatgacatcacatgtcaataacgatgacatcacatgtctataatgatgacatcacatgtcaataacGATGACATCACGTCAGTAGCAATCATGTAGGGCCCCTCCAGTTAATAaacctgtgacatcactgatgaCACAGATTACAGCAGACATGTTACCACATTCTCTGATGGCGTTCGGTATCTGTCGAGCGCTGTGTGAAattcctgctgctgcagcttcacattaaaagcatttaacCTCCAAAACAGGAGCTGACTTTTATTATGAAGTCGCCACAGgaaatgtgtttgtcagtgagatcagCACTTTCAAAAATGAGTCTATTAAACAAGATGACGTCAGTTTCATCTTTCGTCTGCAGCGGCTCAGTTTGAAATATTGTTGTCCTCCTGTCTAAAATGACACACAGGAGCGCCATGACGCCGCCGTCGTTTATGGccgtgtaaaaatgtaaagacGGGACttcacagcagctctgcagcgccacctctgtgtgaaaaggtgCAGAGTTAAAGCAGTGAGACGACCGTCTGTTCATATCACACAACCCTCAGACAGTCAGTGAGAGGTGCTGCATCATCACTGGAAACGTCCCATCATGCTCTCTGGTATATCACAGCCTCCATGACTCAACAAAACCTCCCTCCATGTTTGACCATCAATGTCCTCCTGAGTagctccatctctctctcactcacacacacacacacacacacacagggtttttctacagtaacacATCGTCTTCATCAGCTGGTGTCGACTCTGAGCTGAAGGTTTTCAAACTTCACGTACTTGTGTCTGGTATTTAATGCCGCGCACAGACGCCATGTTGGTCACAGTCAGTCGTCATGTGGAGACACGCGACCTTATTTCTGTCTCactgtttaaatattttaacttcTTAGTGTTTAATTTACAAACTGATCACAATCACAGATGAAGACTCCTGACCTCAGTCACCTCctgtcctccctctgtcctccctctgtcctcctcctgtcctccctctgtcctccctctgtcctcctcctgtcctccctctgtcctccctctgtcctccctctgtcctcctcctgtcctccctctgtcctccctctgtcctcctcctgtcctccctctgtcctcccgctgtcctcctcctgtcctccctctgtcctcctcctgtcctcccccTGTCCTCCCgctgtcctccctctgtcctccctgTCCTCCCgctgtcctccctctgtcctcctcctgtcctcctcctgtcctccctctgtcctcctcctgtcctcctgctgtcctcctcctgtcctccctctgtcctcctgctgtcctcctcctcctcctgtcctccttcTGTCCTCCTTCTGTCCTCCTgctgtcctccctctgtcctcctcctcctgtcctcatgctgtcctccctctgtcctcctcctcctgtcctcctgctgTCCTCCCTCAGCCCACGTTCTTGGTGGAGTTGTCTAAAGTGTTGGCGAACCCGGGGAACACTCAGGTGGCTCGAGTTGCTGCCGGTCTGCAGGTGAAGAACTCTCTGACCTCCAAAGACCCCGACGTGAAGACACAGTACCAGCAGAGATGGCTGGCCATCGACGCCAACGCTCGCCGCGAGATCAAGAACTACGTAAGGACCCTGAGACTGTCCCCACTGTCATGACATTCATCTCACGTTCATGTGGTCCTCACATCCTGAccgtccgtctgtctctctgtctgtccggCAGGTTTTACAGACTCTGGGCACAGAGACGTACCGGCCCAGCTCGGCGTCGCAGTGCGTCGCCGGGATCGCCTGTGCAGAGATCCCAGTGAACCAGTGGCCTGAGCTGATCCCACAGCTGGTGGCCAACGTTACCGACCCCTCCAGCACCGAACACATGAAGGAGTCCACGCTGGAGGCCATCGGATACATCTGTCAGGACATCGTgagtgatcacacacacacacactgatacatgaAGCCACTGCACCACTCTGACTCAGGACGACAAACGTCCAATCATCACGTCTCTGACACACAGACTCTCCTCTGCTCACACATCCACTGATGTTCACTGTGTGGTGATGTCCTGCAGACACAAGACGACTTCACACTGTGTCAAACATGACACGTGCTGATAATTCATCATGACTTTGTAAACTAATTAACTGGTGACCCCTccaccatcatcatcgtcatcatcatcatcatagcaGAGATGAGTCATTAACTGTTGTGTTAATGTTAACCTGTTGTGGCTCCTTCAGGACCCTGAGCAACTGCAGGAGAACGCCAACCAGATCCTGACAGCCATTATCCAGGGCATGAGGAAGGAGGAGCCCAGTAACAACGTTAAACTGGCCGCCACCAACGCCCTGCTCAACTCTCTGGAGTTCACTAAAGCCAACTTCGACAAGGAGGTAACCACGTACACCACACTTCCTGTCCCCTCAGCCCTCTGTGAACCCTCTGTGAGAGCTTCAGGTGTTGTTACGTGAATAAATATTAGAGGGTCAGATCAGTCAAACGTCTTCATCTGATGAAGAGTTGTTTACATTTATTCTCCAACATgtaaataagtatgtttgtgcAGGAAAAAACAACTATATAAAAAGTAATGAAGCAggaagttttattttgtagaagTCGATCTAAAGATGAttattcttgttttattgtgaaacagatGTTTATAGTTTCCTTCctgtgtttcagacagagagacacttCATCATGCAGGTGGTGTGTGAAGCTACGCAGTGTCCCGACACCAGAGTGAGTGTTGACACGTGTCCCCCAACGTGTCCCCCAACGTGTCCCCTTTGATCAAAGTGCTTTAAACTCAGTCCATGTGTTTCTGACACGCGTGTTCTGTTCTCCCTGcgtggtgtgttcaggtgcgtGTGGCGGCCTTACAGAACCTGGTGAAGATCATGTCTCTGTATTATCAGTACATGGAGACGTACATGGGTCCAGCTCTGTTCGCGgtgagtccacacacacacacacacacacacacacacacacacacacacacacacacacacacacgtgtcagATCTGTAACAGGTGAAAGTAGAGCTGGAGTAATAATCAATTCTTGGATTCATCGTGATGCAGAATCGtccaacatgttttttcttattcagcacaatgaatgaatgaatgaatgaatgatttcattagattaatcaataaaagAATAATCATCAGGTGCAGCTCTATGATCTAAATTATATTAATGAGGTCAACATGAATTATTTGGGAAAACTTTTTGCGCTGTCACCCACAGACGAGCGTTGACGTAATGCAGCAGCGTTCAGCAGTGATGTAAAAGTGTCAAACGTCTCTGACCTGCTCAGCAGAGTTGGATCAACTTCTAGTTGTCTGGTGTACCAGTTTAAACTGGTTTGATTTTAGGTAAACTGACTGAACCAGCCTTCATCACTATGAGTCGTTCTGTCAAATTATAAAGTCGCCTACATCATCAGCCTGTGCTAACGGCGTCACCGCGCCAAATCAAACTCGCGTAGCATcattaataaacagcacgacGACATGATGAACATGTAGCTGACCGGAGGGAGATCAGCAGGATCTGAGAGTTTCTGATAAACGACCATCGCTATTAACGAGCCAGGCTACTTCCTGTTGgctgtatttgtttttcttttccagtgaatgtcacaaaataaaatctgttctctgtttaaaaagtacaaacgtAAGAAGACAGAAAGAACTCTGATCATTGTAGCGGCTCTGCCTGCGGTCAGATCTCCAGCTCAGCTCAGACTCAGTTTGGATCATCTTTAATCACATTTAAACAATCTACAGATtgtgtgaagaagaagaagaagaagaagaagaagaagtcagaCGTGTTAATGCTGAcggtggttttgttgtttgaggTCGAGCAGCTGTTCTTAACTCTTCAGGTTCAAAAAGCAGCTTTAAGTCAGAGTTAAAATCCAGATGTGAAACATTAAACTTTTGTCTTCTTCACTTTCCCTTTGtctgtctcctcttcctctcagatCACTATTGAGGCGATGAAGAGCGACATCGATGAGGTGGCCTTACAGGGCATCGAGTTCTGGTCCAATGTCTGTGACGAGGAGATGGATCTGGCCATCGAGGCCTCGGAGGTTTGTGGGAGCGCAcgtcatgacatcatcagtcccAGTTTGTCAAACCAAACCGCCCTCTGACTGAGTATGTTGGTCTCTTCCTGTTTGCTCTCGTCCAATGGCAGGCCTCGGAGCAGGGTCGCCCCCCGGAGCACACCAGTAAGTTCTACGCCAAAGGGGCCCTGCAGTACCTGGTCCCCATCCTGACCCAGACCCTCACCAAACAGGTAACACACCTGGGGCACAAACATCCTGAGATCCTCTCAGAGCTCCTGACTCAGACCAAATGTCTCAGAGTCTGAGCTCAGGAGAGATTTAGGAAAGTTTTCAGAGCGACAGAAACTTTGAGCTCAGTGAGGGGGCGTGGtcgaccctgttgctaggtgtgaCACATTCTGTATTATCAGATGTTGGTCACAGATGGTTGTCACAGGCACGCCCCTCTGTGAGTCTGTAAAGTGTGAGGACACCCAGTGGACATGAGACgaactgcatcacaatatgagacaggaagtgtgatcactgctgatggaaggttgagacccACACACATAATGAAATGACTTCCTGCTCACCTGGGCAGCACCTGTGCACCCTCACTCTCCGACCCAGTGGACAGGGAGATGATGTAGTTCCAGAGTTACTAAACCTTAAGCTTTATATTCTGTTGTGGCACAGTGCGtcacctgacctttgacctcaatCTCTCACAGGACGAGAATGATGACGACGACGACTGGAACCCCTGCAAGgctgcaggtgtgtgtctgatgctgctggcCACCTGCTGCGAGGACGACGTGGTTCCTCACGTTCTGCCCTTCATCAAAGAGCACATCAAAAACCCCGACTGGCGCTACAGAGACGCCTCCGTCATGGCCTTCGGATCCATCCTGGAAGGACCCGAACTCAACCAGCTCAAACCGCTCGTCATACAGGTCAGTAACTAGTTAAACCGCTCGTCACACAGGTCAGTAACTAGTTAAACCGCTCGTCACACAGGTCAGTAACTAGTTAAACCGCTCGCCACACAGGTCAGTAACTAGTTAAACCGCTCGTCATACAGGTCAGTAACTAGTTAAACCGCTCGCCACACAGGTCAGTAACTAGTTAAACCGCTCGTCATACAGGTCAGTAACTAGTTAAACCGCTCGCCACACAGGTCAGTAACTAGTTAAACCGTTCGTCATACAGGTCAGTAACTAGTTAAACCGCTCCCCACACAGGTCAGTAACTAGTTAAACCGCTCGTTATACAGGTCAGTAACTAGTTAAACCGCTCGCCACACAGGTCAGTAACTAGTTAAACCGCTTGTCACACAGGTCGGTAACTAGTTAAACCGCTCGTTATACAGGTCAGTAACTAGTTAAACCGCTCGCCACACAGGTCAGTAACTAGTTAAACCGCTCGCCACACAGGTCAGTAACTAGTTAAACCGCTCGCCACACAGGTCAGTAACTAGTTAAACTGCTCGTCACACAGGTCAGTAACTAGTTAAACCGCTTGTTATACAGGTCAGTAACTAGTTAAACCGCTTGTTATACAGGTCAGTAACTAGTTAAACCGCTCGCCACACAGGTCAGTAACTAGTTAAACCGCTTGTCACACAGGTCGGTAACTAGTTAAACCGCTTGTTATACAGGTCAGTAACTAGTTAAACCGCTTGTTATACAGGTCGTAACTAGTTAAACCGCTTGTTATACAGGTCAGTAACTAGTTAAACCGCTCGCCACACAGGTCAGTAACTAGTTAAACCGCTCGCCACACAGGTCAGTAACTAGTTAAACTGCTCGTCACACAGGTCAGTAACTAGTGAAATAGTCATACAGTTAACCTCTCATTGAACAGGTCAGTCACTAACCTGTTACCCCCCCCAGGCGATGCCGACTCTGATCGAGCTAATGAAGGACCCCAGTGTGGTGGTGAGGGACACCACGGCGTGGACGGTGGGGAGGATCTGTGAGCTGCTACCTGAAGCCGCCATCAATGAGGTGTACCTGGCCCCCCTGCTGCAGTGTCTGATCGAAGGCCTGGGGGCGGAGCCAAGAGTGGCCTCCAACGTGTGCTGGGTGAGCTGTGAGGTCATGTGACACATGACGGGTTAATTGAATGTGTCTGGACACTTACAGGTCATGCTTTCTTTCATGCTGCTCGTCACCAACACAACTCTAACTTCCTGTTTGCTACTTCCTGTCAGGCCTTCTCGTCTCTGGCTGAAGCAGCTTATGAAGCCACAGACGCTGCAGAGGACCAGGAGGAGCCCAGCACCTACTGTCTGTCCTCGTCCTTCGAAATCATCGTCCAGAAACTCCTCGAGACCACAGACAGGTAGTTAACCCTACGCTACCCTGACACTAACCCTACCCCTGACCTGACACCAGCCCTATGTTAGCCTGGCGCTAACCCTACATTAGCCTGATGGTAGCCCTATGTTAGCCTGACAGTTACCCTACGTTAGCCTGGCGCTAACCCTACATTAGCCTGGCGTTAACTGGACTGTAGAGGAAAACGTGACCCACAACATAACTGATCTGTAAATCAGTTAGTTGTGTTCTTCTTAGTAAAgataactttgtttttctctcatgccAGAAAATGGCGAACAtgttgatttgattgattgattgattgattgattgattgactgattgattgattggggaccgtGTTTAGCAACAGAACATTATATCACAACATCAGTTCACATACTCTGACACAGCTCGTACAGAAACAGTCTGAGGATCAGAACTTCACCAACACGACTTTAAACTAAAACATCAGGATTTAATCTGAGCTGAAGGTGAAACTTATCTCTACTCTGCTACAGAGCCTGACTCAGACACTGAGGCTTTTAATTTTGATTAGTTATTGATCTGATATTAAGGGAAGTTAAACAGGaggatgtgacatcatcagctggAGGAAATAAAACTCTTATGTTCTCTGACTTCTCTGTTCCTGGACATTTTGACTGCAAACAGACTGGAGCTGCAACGATTAGACAATGAAAATAACCGTTAGTTGCAGTCCCAAAATAGAATCATGGTCACAGTAACTGAACATACATGTAAACCTTGTTGCtagagtgatgatgatgatgatgatgatgtttcttGTGCAGACCTGACGGTCACCAGAACAACCTGCGCTCTGCAGCCTACGAGGCTCTGATGGAGATCGTGAAGAACAGTGCAAAGGACTGTTACCCTGCAGTCCAGAAGACCACACTGGTCATCATGGAGAGACTGCAGCAGGTCCTACAGATGGAGGTGAGACACCGGGGGAGGGCGGAGGAGGGCGGAGGAGGGATCAGTGGtttactgtcagatcagaaaatCACATTTCCTCTCAGTGGACACAGAAAGACTTTGTCTGACGGCTTAGAGAGACAGACTTAGGTAACTGATGTCAGATTATGTTTCAATCACATTTCAGTTTAACTACAGAGTTTATGTTGAGTTTATTCTGAAGttttcaaacaggaagtcaaaacTTCTtcactaaaaaaacattaaacacacgaccaaatgaaaacacatctgttcacagcaaattaaatcaacaaaaatgtgaaCCAGGTCACGTAGCCGTGTTCCTTCTGGCAGGGGGAAATTAAGCCTTTTGGCTACAATtgggtgcatttacattttgtttttaaaatgttcattaatgtacATTGTCCCTCTACAacaaataaagataaattaaattaaacaatacaGTTTCTTTTAGATTTGAAAATGTAGCCGCAGCTTCTGCTTCTTCCTGTGtaatgatgtcacttcctgtgtctccAGTCTCACATTCAGAGCACCTCAGACAGAATCCAGTTCAACGACCTGCAGTCGCTGCTGTGTGCCACTCTACAGGTGAGAGCACACACCTGGCACTCTGTCACGCTCTTACTTTGGTGAAGTCAGAGGCCTCGTGTTCACGCTCTTATTGTGACATTGTgagtgtttcctgtttgtgttgttgcagAACGTCCTGCGTAAAGTGCAGCATCAGGACGCCCTGCAGATCTCAGACGTGGTGATGGCGTCTCTGCTGCGGATGTTTCAGAGCACCGCCGGCTCCGGGGGCGTCCAGGAAGACGCTCTGATGGCCGTGTCCACGCTGGTGGAAGGTACacactctgaaacacacacacacacacacacacacacacacacggtagaGACTTGTgttgttgctgactgtgtgtgtgtgtgtgtgtgtgtgtgtgtgtgtgtgtgtgtgtgtgtttttttcagttCTTGGCAGCGACTTCCAGAAATACATGGATGCCTTCAAACCTTTCCTGGGAATCGGACTGAAGAACTACGCTGAGTATCAGGTacgtctccacctgtctgtctccacctgtctgtctccacctgtctgtctccacccaCTGCTGGTTCTCACCAACACCTTTAACACTGGATAGTAAGTGTGTTAACccttcagtccctccaggatttgtGATGTTTGATGGCAGCAGTGAACACAGGTTCAGTCAGCCTCTGTGAATTTCTGCAGTTTTGTCATCACAACTTTACCACAAATTTAACAACTGCTGAGTCGTCACATTCTTCAGCTGATagtttgtacacacacacacacacacacgtaaacagAGAGCTTCACGTTGATAtgtgtttggtctgtgatgatAAATCATGCACCACGCTGACTGTGATGTAAAACAAACCACATTTATCTGAGACCCCCACTCTTCATGTTCTGACCTGCAGCAGCTCCTCACTGTCAGCTGTTTGTAGTTTGGTAGATCACAGTGTTgcgggttcgatccccggctcctcctgtACACATGGAGTCACAACACACTCAGCACGGTTCCATGACGATAGAGAAAAcagatgtaaacatgttagtgtgagtgaaatggtcctgcagtgaatgtgtcacagtgggactaacacacccagatcatgtgactcctgcatgtatacagtcaatcagacccaaactggccgaggcgctctgagcatgctccacagtttccgccccgggctttgacccggaagtccaatagcattaaatgtgtaagagaagaagaagccggtaacaacatggagaaatctacatccagagccgtgactttttggatgcaccaaatgtacagagctgtaaagttgtccaccatggtagcagttagctgctagctaaccgtagctaacttgtttgtccattgtttggtctgtgacgtaataggtcaacaggaaaaaggtccaatactaacaagctgaaagggggcatatctccacctatcgtagaggagtcgcacatacttggctcaataaatggattcccctcccgtgcttgtatactgggacaaggacagtaggccagttagatgtcctcgtccagctgggactgtagAAACACTTCACTGTTTCCGTGGAAACGGACTGATTGACACCCAAACTGATTCATTAAATCTGGTCACAGTTCGTCCGTACGATGAGAGCTGTTAAATCTCATTGTGTGAAGTGTGAACCTGCAGAAAGCCTCAGACTGCACAGATGGAAAGACAATACTGTCTCAGatacatgatgatgatgatggtgttgttACAGGTGTGTCTGGCGGCGGTGGGTCTGGTGTGTGACCTGTGCAGAGCTCTGATGTCCAACATCCTGCCTTACTGTGACGAGATcatgcagctgctgctggagaacCTCGGGGTGAGGAAGACGAGGAggaagtctgtctgtctgtccgtctgtgtgtgtgtcagtctgtctcACCCTCACAGTCTGTCTCTTCACTCTGTCACCCACTTCACgtccctccttcctctcatcctctctgtcctgcaCAGTTTCTGTGGCTCATTAAAAAGCCTCAAGCTTGAGAGCTTTAAGCAGGCTTTACATCAGGTCCTGGAGGTGCTGGAATGTTGGGGATAAAAAGGGGAAAAATCAAGTCCTGGAAAACcttgaagaaaaacattttcttagCACAGTGCTTAAAGTCCTTGAGATTCAGATGAACCACACATCACCAAAGATTGTTCATCAGGTCATCAGAGGTCATGTGATCATAAATCACTCAGATtcttgttgatttatttttaattctggCGTGTCACCGTCACATgatgacttcctgtctgacGTCATAgtttatttcaattttatttcaattttatttataaagcccaatatcacaaaccacagtttgcctcacagggctttacagcatacgacatccctctgtcctcgcAGCGGAGGATTATTTGTGCTCAGCTCCACCCATAAAACCACGGAAAAACCAGCAGACCTTCGTTGGCAACTCGTCACTGTGACTCGTTTCCTCTGTTCAgcactgtgatgatgtcatggcttcactgaaactgaaacttaagTTCCAGCTGACAGATGGCTCTGTTTTAATGTGAAGTCTGTTTTTAACGAGCTGACAGTTCTGTCTGATGTCAGGCAGCACGGCGAGGCCTCTTCCTCACTTCCTGCGCCGTGTGCAGGCAGTGAGGAAGAGTTCAGCTGTGGTGAGTGTCTGTGGTTATGTTGACGCTCTCACTCTGAAACATCCTGTGGATCAGTTTCAGACTCAGAGACACAGGACGATCTGAAACTGATGAGCTGATCAGATGGTGAAATGATTCCTCTGtcactgaagctgctgctgatcAGTCGAGTGTTTCGTGTCTCTGCAGCGTGTCTCGTGTGATGATTATCTTGGCTCCAAAACTCAACCGACAGGTTTCATCCTCACGTCAGACTGCTTCACAAAACAGCAGAGTGAACCGACGGCTTCTGAACCTGAGGTGTGACACAGATTATTTATGGAGCCGTGCAGCTGCTGTgtcgtccgtccgtccgtcctgGTGGACTTCAAACCACAGGcagctccagcttcctcccacagtccaaagacatgcaggttaatttgcTGACTCTGACCTGCGGCGATCGGCGAGGaccaaaaaaaagttgatgCGGCATTGATGTGTGTGTCGCAGACCGTAGACGGGCTCTGGTAGAAGCGCTTTAAACGGAGACCTCTCGCTCCCAACTGGACCAAAGTTAGgctactagccaatcagaagtcGAGCGGGGGCGGGTTGTAGGGAGGAACAAACTTGGTTGAGAGCCAACCTCAGATTGTAGTGGAGCCTCATCAACCTGGGGACAGGTCCTGATAGTGGACCCGTCCCTCATTGTCTGTCTtgtagtctggtgacctgtccaggctgAACCCCACCTTtcacctaatgtcagctgggataggctccgcCCCCCGTGACCCGTGACAGGATGAGTGGTAGCAGCCTCACAGATGTGTCACTGTTCCTGTGTCACTCCtcgtctctgtctgtccctcctgTCCTCCACTGAACAAGATCATCTCTCTGCGTCCTGTTGGACCGCGTCCAGCTGATCTGTCCTCAACGTGATGTCGTCCCATGACcagctgtttgtctctgtgtgtccagaACGAGAACGTCCATCGGTCAGTGAAGCCTCAGATCCTGTCAGCGTTCGGGGACATTGCTCTGGCCATCGGAGGAGAGTTTAAGAAATACCTGGACATCGTCCTGGACACTCTGCAGCAGGCGTCTCAGGCTCAGGTGGacaaggtaaacacacacacacacacacacacacacagagaaagtcCTTTACATCAACATTTTGTAAAAAAGAAACCGCTCAAGTGGAGGAGCGTCACTGCAGCTGTAACATGAGTCTGATGAGGGGACAGACAGTCAGTGGGGACGTCCCCGTCCACAGGTGTCtgagtcattgtgtgtgtgtgtgtgtgtgtgtgtgtgtgtgtgtgtgtgcgcagacgGACTACGACATGGTGGACTACCTGAACGAGCtgagagagggatgtctggaggcCTACACCGGGATCATCCAGGGCCTGAAGGGAGACCAGGAGAACGTACACCGTAAGACACGTCACATgacctctcacacacagagtcaggTGACGGCGGTTCCTCCTCCTGACCACAGTCCATCAGGAGGATTTTACGCCGTCACAGATCACTGAGTCTTTTtcacccagagagctgcaggCAGCCGCCGACACACACAGCTTCCTGGTTTTGCAGGACtcgacaaaataaaacagagtgATGATTTTAAAGATGGCCGTCTCTGAAACCACAGCGCTTGTTTTAATCATTTCCTTCCTTccccctctccacctcctccacctcctccacctcctcctcctcctcctcctcctcctcctcctgctgtagCTGATGTGATGTTGGTTCAGCCTCGGGTGGAGTTCATCCTCTCCTTCATCCATCACATAGCTGAGGATGAGGATCACTCTGATGGCGTGGTGGCCAACGCTGCTGGACTCATTGggtaacagacacacacacagacacacacacacacacacacacacagacacacacacacagacaatagTATGTGATGTTTACATTGTTGGCAGCGTCCAGTTTACATGTGTTGGTCAGTGAAGAGAAATCATGCACCACTCTGAGTGTGTGATGGAAAACACAACCACAACATCTgagaccaacacacacacacacacacacacacacacttttaatacATAAAATGATGAAACAGTTAAAATTTCATATCAAACTTGTTTCCATCAAATCTAAAACTGTTTAAAGACGACAAAGAAGCTGTTTCCTTCAGTCTgttctttcacaataaaagcctcactgtttgttgttgacatcttgtgtgtgtgcgtgtgtgtgtgtgtgtgtgtgcatccagcGACCTGTGCACAGCGTTTGGTAAAGACGTGATGAAGCTGGTGGAGGTTCGTCCGCTTATCAACGACCTGCTGACAGAGGGCAGACGCTCCA from Epinephelus lanceolatus isolate andai-2023 chromosome 18, ASM4190304v1, whole genome shotgun sequence harbors:
- the kpnb1 gene encoding importin subunit beta-1; protein product: MELITILEKTVSPDRNELEAAQKFLEQAAIENLPTFLVELSKVLANPGNTQVARVAAGLQVKNSLTSKDPDVKTQYQQRWLAIDANARREIKNYVLQTLGTETYRPSSASQCVAGIACAEIPVNQWPELIPQLVANVTDPSSTEHMKESTLEAIGYICQDIDPEQLQENANQILTAIIQGMRKEEPSNNVKLAATNALLNSLEFTKANFDKETERHFIMQVVCEATQCPDTRVRVAALQNLVKIMSLYYQYMETYMGPALFAITIEAMKSDIDEVALQGIEFWSNVCDEEMDLAIEASEASEQGRPPEHTSKFYAKGALQYLVPILTQTLTKQDENDDDDDWNPCKAAGVCLMLLATCCEDDVVPHVLPFIKEHIKNPDWRYRDASVMAFGSILEGPELNQLKPLVIQAMPTLIELMKDPSVVVRDTTAWTVGRICELLPEAAINEVYLAPLLQCLIEGLGAEPRVASNVCWAFSSLAEAAYEATDAAEDQEEPSTYCLSSSFEIIVQKLLETTDRPDGHQNNLRSAAYEALMEIVKNSAKDCYPAVQKTTLVIMERLQQVLQMESHIQSTSDRIQFNDLQSLLCATLQNVLRKVQHQDALQISDVVMASLLRMFQSTAGSGGVQEDALMAVSTLVEVLGSDFQKYMDAFKPFLGIGLKNYAEYQVCLAAVGLVCDLCRALMSNILPYCDEIMQLLLENLGNENVHRSVKPQILSAFGDIALAIGGEFKKYLDIVLDTLQQASQAQVDKTDYDMVDYLNELREGCLEAYTGIIQGLKGDQENVHPDVMLVQPRVEFILSFIHHIAEDEDHSDGVVANAAGLIGDLCTAFGKDVMKLVEVRPLINDLLTEGRRSKTAKTKTLATWATKELRKLKSQA